The following proteins are encoded in a genomic region of Neurospora crassa OR74A linkage group VI, whole genome shotgun sequence:
- a CDS encoding MFS hexose transporter: MNVHTKPNPTPDNVLGIYDEIAEVESPRFERVYWTKEPHLRKLYGMTSFLLVASATTGYDSMLLNTSQQIHAWNHFFFPETKLNPDLADPVEDSKLAILNNMFNIGSILSFVITPYVADNYGRKPSIVAGCMFMIFGGFLTGFCNGYGMYMGGRFLLGFGNSLAQMASPLLLTEIVHPQHRGPVTAIYNCLWNAGALLVSCIAWGTSNIASNWSWRSITLLQVLPSAVQLAGIWWLPESPRYLINKERHDEALDILAKWHAGGDRLNRTVQFEFREIKETIRIQKELDEASTYVDFIRTKGNRWRLAIIISLGVISQYSGNALFSNYMNAVYGGAGITEQSHKLAISTGKMILDLIVTIFAALNVDRFGRRPLFLMSTCGMVVSFACWTATGAAYEHDGETNMTIGYTQLVFIWIFGIFYDIGFSGMLVAYALEILPFHLRAKGMMLMNVTMQAVLAISK, translated from the exons ATGAACGTCCATACCAAGCCCAACCCAACCCCCGACAATGTCTTGGGGATTTACGACGAGATTGCGGAGGTAGAATCTCCGCGGTTTGAGAGGGTTTACTGGACAAAGGAACCGCATTTGAGGAAGCTCTATGGCATgacctccttccttctggTGGCATCGGCAACGACAGGCTACGACAGCATGCTTTTGAACACATCACAACAGATCCATGCGTGGaaccacttcttcttcccggAGACGAAGCTTAACCCGGACCTTGCAGATCCCGTTGAGGATAGCAAGCTGGCAATCTTGAATAACATGTTCAACATCGGCTCAATCTTGTCGTTCGTTATAACCCCGTACGTGGCCGATAATTATGGACGAAAGCCCTCCATCGTAGCTGGTTGCATGTTCATGATATTTGGGGGATTTCTAACTGGTTTTTGCAACGGTTACggaa TGTACATGGGTGGCCGGTTCCTCCTCGGTTTTGGCAACTCACTCGCACAAATGgcctcccccctccttctcaccGAGATCGTCCACCCGCAACATCGCGGCCCCGTCACCGCCATCTACAACTGTCTTTGGAATGCCGGCGCGCTCTTGGTGTCGTGCATAGCATGGGGCACGTCCAACATTGCCTCCAACTGGTCCTGGCGCTCCATCACGCTCCTGCAGGTTCTGCCCTCGGCCGTCCAGCTCGCAGGCATTTGGTGGCTTCCTGAATCTCCACGATACCTTATTAACAAGGAACGCCATGATGAAGCCCTCGACATACTCGCCAAGTGGCATGCCGGCGGTGATAGACTCAACAGAACAGTACAGTTCGAGTTTCGTGAGATCAAAGAGACGATTCGCATCCAGAAGGAGCTGGATGAGGCATCGACCTATGTCGATTTTATCAGGACCAAGGGAAATAGGTGGCGGTTGGCCATTATCATCTCGCTGGGTGTCATTAGCCAGTACTCTGGCAATGCCCTGTTCAGCAATTACATGAATGCTGTATACGGCGGGGCGGGGATAACGGAGCAGAGCCATAAGCTGGCCATCTCGACGGGGAAAATGATCCTGGATCTGATCGTTACCATCTTCGCCGCGCTGAATGTCGACCGGTTTGGACGCAGGCCGCTGTTCTTGATGTCGACGTGCGGTATGGTCGTGAGCTTTGCGTGCTGGACGGCAACGGGCGCGGCGTATGAACATGATGGGGAGACAAATATGACCATTGGCTATACGCAGTTGGTGTTCATCTGGATCTTTGGTATCTTTTACGATATTGGGTTTTCAGGAATGTTAGTGGCATATGCGCTGGAGATCCTGCC